The proteins below are encoded in one region of Bacteroides uniformis:
- the cobM gene encoding precorrin-4 C(11)-methyltransferase, with protein MKTAIILISEAGLSIAQSLLNELPDSEIFTLRHEEGCTHIESAGKFTAENFNRYDAFVFIGAMGICVRTIAPCVKNKYTDPAVICVDSTGKFAISVLSGHIGGANELTHQVANILGAEPVVTTQSDCTGLWGLDTLPQRFGWFPVINAEPSTLLLAELAKTPEEKKRVCMNEHISLFVSGKPTALLLTVRNEGTDWMEAHLPPHVEVFYRVQDIKPSRFKLILCVSPQVPNFPEMPMICYVPCVVHLGIGLARLAGPVRKVEKEIMNTLKEYGIMPQSIASISTIKAKSDEPVVKALQKKFPVYFYTAEELAEIEVPHPSKTVMKHMGTPSVSEAAALLSANNSRLLVPKKKGENYTVAAALDIRTVRQGHIEIVGAGPGDPDLVSVRGRQMLERADLILYAGSLVPKELTLCAKAGATVLSSASMDLEEQFEVMKKFYDKGKFIVRLHTGDPCIYGAIQEQMNYFDQHGMSYHITPGISSFQAAAAALKSQFTIPEKVQSIILTRGEGRTPMPEREKLHLMARSQSTMCIFLSASIAEQVQEELLQEYPETTPVAVCYHLTWKDEQIFRGELKDLARIVKENNLTLTTMIVVGEAIGNREGLSRLYAHEFKHLYRK; from the coding sequence ATGAAAACAGCTATTATTCTAATCTCCGAAGCCGGTTTGAGCATAGCCCAATCACTGCTCAACGAACTTCCCGACTCCGAAATCTTCACCCTCAGGCACGAAGAGGGATGCACACATATAGAATCCGCCGGCAAATTCACAGCGGAAAACTTCAACCGCTATGATGCCTTTGTCTTCATTGGCGCCATGGGAATCTGTGTCCGCACCATCGCTCCTTGCGTGAAGAACAAATATACCGACCCTGCCGTGATTTGCGTGGACAGTACCGGTAAATTTGCCATCTCCGTACTTTCCGGACACATCGGAGGAGCCAACGAACTGACCCACCAGGTAGCGAATATCCTCGGGGCCGAACCGGTAGTCACCACGCAAAGCGACTGCACCGGTCTATGGGGACTCGATACCCTGCCCCAACGTTTCGGGTGGTTTCCGGTCATCAACGCCGAACCCTCCACCCTCCTGCTGGCAGAACTTGCCAAGACGCCCGAAGAGAAAAAAAGAGTATGCATGAACGAGCATATCAGCCTCTTCGTTTCCGGCAAGCCCACCGCCCTGCTGCTCACGGTGCGCAATGAAGGCACGGACTGGATGGAGGCGCACCTGCCGCCTCATGTAGAAGTATTCTACCGGGTGCAGGACATTAAACCTTCACGCTTCAAACTGATTCTGTGCGTATCTCCCCAAGTCCCCAACTTCCCGGAAATGCCTATGATATGCTACGTGCCCTGTGTCGTACACCTCGGCATCGGCCTTGCCCGGCTGGCAGGTCCCGTGCGGAAAGTGGAGAAAGAGATTATGAACACACTGAAGGAATACGGCATCATGCCCCAAAGCATCGCCTCCATCTCCACGATTAAAGCTAAAAGTGACGAACCGGTAGTGAAAGCGCTCCAAAAGAAGTTCCCGGTCTACTTCTATACAGCCGAGGAACTGGCAGAGATAGAGGTGCCCCATCCCAGCAAAACCGTCATGAAGCACATGGGTACCCCCAGCGTCAGTGAAGCCGCCGCCTTACTGAGTGCAAACAACTCCCGGCTGCTGGTGCCCAAGAAGAAAGGAGAGAACTATACCGTGGCCGCCGCCCTTGACATAAGAACTGTGCGCCAGGGCCACATCGAAATAGTGGGTGCCGGCCCGGGCGACCCGGACCTGGTTTCCGTACGCGGACGCCAAATGCTGGAACGCGCCGACCTCATTCTGTATGCCGGCAGCCTCGTTCCCAAGGAGCTGACTCTCTGTGCCAAGGCCGGTGCTACCGTACTCAGCTCCGCTTCCATGGATTTGGAAGAACAATTTGAAGTGATGAAGAAGTTCTATGACAAGGGAAAATTCATCGTACGCCTGCATACGGGTGACCCATGTATCTATGGTGCCATTCAGGAACAGATGAACTACTTTGACCAGCACGGCATGAGCTACCACATCACCCCCGGCATATCCTCCTTCCAGGCGGCGGCAGCTGCCTTGAAGTCGCAGTTCACCATTCCGGAAAAAGTGCAAAGCATCATCCTAACACGCGGCGAAGGACGTACGCCCATGCCCGAACGCGAAAAGCTACATCTCATGGCACGCTCACAAAGTACCATGTGCATCTTCCTCAGTGCAAGCATTGCGGAGCAGGTGCAGGAAGAACTGTTGCAGGAATATCCGGAAACTACCCCCGTAGCTGTCTGCTACCACTTGACATGGAAAGACGAACAAATATTCAGGGGGGAACTCAAAGACCTTGCCAGAATAGTGAAGGAAAATAACCTCACCTTGACAACCATGATTGTCGTAGGCGAAGCCATCGGCAACCGTGAAGGTCTGTCACGGCTCTATGCACACGAGTTCAAGCATCTGTACCGGAAATAA